In Haloplasma contractile SSD-17B, the following are encoded in one genomic region:
- a CDS encoding AtpZ/AtpI family protein, translating into MNKNDEKSSESKYDELYDKYINEKEEDNEHNLKGVAKGYSVITSFFFTLIITMIVGVLLGNYLDQKLNTTPLFLLIFIFFSILASFRNLIKYSK; encoded by the coding sequence ATGAATAAAAATGATGAAAAGTCATCAGAATCAAAGTATGATGAATTGTATGATAAATACATTAATGAAAAAGAAGAGGATAACGAGCATAACCTAAAGGGTGTTGCTAAAGGCTATTCAGTGATTACATCCTTTTTCTTTACGTTAATTATTACAATGATTGTAGGGGTATTGCTAGGAAACTATCTAGATCAAAAGCTAAATACCACACCATTGTTTTTACTGATATTTATATTCTTTTCAATACTTGCAAGTTTTAGAAATCTAATTAAGTACAGTAAATAA